Genomic window (Polaribacter batillariae):
GAATTGCATCGGGTTCTTTAGGACAAGGAATGTCTGTCGCTTTAGGCGCCGCAGAAGCTAAAAAGTTAAATAAAGACGATAAATTAATTTATAGCTTACATGGTGATGGAGAATTGCAAGAAGGGCAAAACTGGGAAGCAATTATGTATGCATCTGCAAAAAAAGTTGATAATTTAATAGCAACAATAGATTTAAACGGAAAACAAATTGATGGTGCTACTGATGATGTATTACCAATGGGAAGCATCAAAGCAAAATTTGAAGCTTTTGGTTGGGATGTTTTAGAAGTAGAAAAAGGGAATGATATTGAAGCTATTTTAGCTGGTTTAGCAGAAGCAAAAGCTTTAACAGGCAAAGGAAAACCAATATGCATTTTATTGCACACAGAAATGGGAAATGGTGTAGATTTTATGATGCACACACATGCTTGGCATGGAAAAGCACCAAACGACGAGCAGTTAGAAAGTGCTTTGGCTCAAAACCCAGTAACGTTAGGAGATTATTAAAAAGCCCATTTTAGCCTTTCCAAAAAAAAGGAATTTTTATGGGAAAGAATAGATGAATTATCAAAGAGTTTTTCAAACCGATGAAAAGCTCTTTTTTTTATGTTTTTATTTTGATTTCAACTGTAAGATTAGCTTTATATTTACAACAAATAAACTAATTTCAAAAATTCAATTTTTTATATTGATTTTTTTTAAAATTTTAATCTTTCGATATTATATATGAAAATAGGTATTGTTTGTTACCCAACATTTGGTGGAAGTGGAGTAGTAGCTACAGAATTAGGAATGGCATTAGCAAATAAAGGACACGAAGTACACTTTATTACGTACAACCAACCAGTTCGTTTAGATTTTCTTTCTCATAAATTGCATTTTCATCAAGTTTTAATTGAAGAATATCCTCTTTTTGAATATCAGCCTTACGAATTAGCTTTATCCAGTAAAATGGTAGAAGTTGTTAGAAAATACAATCTAGAAGTTTTGCATGTACATTATGCAATACCGCATGCTTATGCCGCTTTTATGGCAAAGCAAATGTTAAAAGAAAAAGGATTAGATATAAGAGTGGTAACCACACTGCATGGAACAGATATTACTCTGGTAGGAAGTCACCCAACCTATAAAACAGCAGTAGAATTTAGTATTAATAATTCGGATGTGGTAACCGCAGTTTCTAATAACCTAAAAGAAACCACCAATAAGTTATTTAACATTACCAAAAATATAGAGGTTGTTTATAATTTTATCGATACAGAAAAGTACGATAATGCACATAAAGAAGAATGTAAGAGAATTGCATTGGCAAAACCCAATGAAAGAATTTTAACACACATTAGTAATTTTAGACCTGTAAAAAGAGTAGAAGATGTTGTTAAAATTTTTAGTGAAGTTAGAAAAGAAATTCCATCTAAATTGTTAATGATTGGCGAAGGACCAGAGAAAATAAAAGCAAAAAAATTAGCACGAGAATTAAAAATTGCCGACGATGTTTTCTTTTTAGGAAATAGTACAGAAGTAGATAAAATTTTATGCTATACAGATATATTTTTATTACCCTCTCAAACAGAGAGTTTTGGTTTGGCAGCTTTAGAAGCCATGGCAGCAAGTACAGCAGTAATTTCTACAAATACTGGGGGTTTGCCAGAAGTTAATATTCATGGAAAAACGGGGTATTTAAGTAATTTAGGAGATGTAAAAGATATGGCTAAAAATGCAATTTTAATATTAAAAGACGATGCTGTTTTAGAAAGATTTAAACAAAAAGCTAAAAACCACACCAAACAATTCTCGTTAGAAAATATTCTTCCTGTTTACGAAGAAATTTACAAATCTTGCTTTAAAAGCAAAGTAAGTAGTTAATACCCTTTACAACAAACCCCCTTTTTTATCACTTACCACTTCAAAATAAAAAGGCGCGTAGCTAATGTCTTAATCTTTTGTTGAGGAGAGAAATCATTATCTGCTTTTTATTTTGATAAAATTCTGTCAATTCGAGTGATTTTTACGATGGAAATGAATATAATTTGTATCGAGAATAAAAATTTAAGCTTTTAAACCGTTCTCGATGCCATTTTTTGTACCTCAAAATCACTCGATCTAACATTTTTGAATATTTTTAATCTAAAGAATTTCTCGAGGTTTCTTATATAAGGATCATTGATTTCAAGAAATTCTTTATTTCAAACCGCATAACAAGTATCATCATTATGAGTAAATTCAAAACATAAATGGCATAAAAATCAAATAAAAGAGGTTGTCTCTAAAGTATTAAAATTTATCATTTCGACTGTAATGGAGAAATCTTATTTATTGAATTTCAGTATTTTAGATTTTTCGATAACTTCGTTAGCTGCTTTCAAATCAAAATATATTTTAATTTTAGTAATGCTAAAAACGACAGTTGAATTTACTTTTGTGATAACCTCTTTTATATTAGAAAATGTATTTTTTATTTTCCAAAAAGACCACCTAGTAAACCTCCAAGTCCGCCTTTTTTATTACTTCCTCCTAAAACCATTCCAGCAACATCATCAATAACACTTCCATCACCATCTGCATCTAATATTTTTTCTAGGAAACTTTGTTCGTTTTTAGTTTCATTTCCACCTAACATACCACCTAATAAACTTCCTAAGTCACTAGTATCTTTTACATTTTGTTCTCTTTTTTGTTTTCCTAAAATACCCATTAAAATTGGTGCTGCAACTTTTAATATATTTGCAACAGAACCAGCATCTAAACCAGATTTTTGACTAATTACTTTTTCTACACCTTGTTGTTTACTTCCTAAAACATGTCCTAAAATTCCAGCTCCATCTTGTTTTACAGTTTCATCAACACCACCACGAAACAAGCTACCAAGATTGTCTAAAATACTACCATCGTGTTTGTTAGATAAAGCCCCCATTAACCCCTCTGCACCTTGTGGTGTAGAAGCATTTCTTTCCATTGCTTTCATTAAAACGGGTAGTGCCATTGTTAAAACACTATTTGTTTTGTTCGAGTCATTACCTGTAGAACCTGCTACACCAGAAACAATTTGTTTCCCTAAATCGCTATTTAATAAGTCTAAAATACCTGCCATTTTTATGTTTTTAATAATTAATATGAATGTTTTCTAAAAATTTGACACAATATACAAATAAAGTCACACCAATTTTTAACTGATTTTTAAAATTCATTTTTTTTAGAAAAAAAATAATTTTAAATAGTGTAAATTTTTTCTTAACTCTGCATAAGCCTTTGAAATATGATTTTCAACAGTTTTTACAGAAATACCCATCTTTAATGCGATCGCTTTGTATTTCATATTTTCATATTTACTTAAAACAAAAGCTTCTTTACATTTTGTTGACAACTTATTAACCATTTTCTTTACCTCTTCTTCTTTTGATAATTCTTCTTCATCAAAAGTAAAAATCTCGAAAGCAGTTTCTATTTTTATTTGTTCTAAAAAAGCCTCTTCTTTTTTTTGGATCTTAAATGAATTAAAAATTCATTATGACAAATTTTTAGTAAATAATTACTGATAGATAATTCTGTTTTTATTTTTTCTTTATTCAACCATAGTTTAATAAATGTTTCTTGAACGATGTCTTTTGCTTGATAACTGTTGTTACATAATTTAAAAGCATAACCATACAATTTGTTATAATGCGTTTTAAATAAAGTATTGTAAGCATTTAAATCACCTTCTTTAAGATATTTAGAAAGTTCTTTTTCTACAGACATTTTAAACGTGGTAATTAAATTAATTTGACCGAAAGATAATAAAAAATAAAAAATACATAGGGGTTTCTTTGTTTTTTTGCATAGTTATTATATAAGACCTTATAAAAATTATGAAATCGATAATTAACAAATATCTACAAAACAAAGCAACTTCTTTAGAGAAAAAGAAGTTACAAGATTGGGTTCTAGAAAGTTACGAAAACAAAAAAATATTTAAAGAAAATATTACTTTATACTTGTTAGAGAATACAAATAATTTTAAAAAAATTAATTCTGATAAGGCATTTAAAGAGTTTTTAGAACAAATAAATAAAACTAGCCCCAAAAAGAAAAAGTTCGTAAAATTATCTGAATTTTATAAATACGCAGCAATAATTGTTGTTTGTGCTTCTATATTTTATTTTACGAATACTCTTTTTAATAATCAGAACATAGAAAAACCTACAACAAAAAAAATATCTCAATCAGAAAAAAAAGCAAAAGAAATTGTTTTAACTTTAGAAGACGGATCCCAAAAATTACTTCAACAAGAGCAAGAACAAATTTCTTATTTTAATCGTAAACCTAAAGAAGAAGTTTTAGTATATAATGAGATAAAAGTGCCTAAAGGTCAGGTTTTTAAACTTATTTTATCAGATAGTACAGTAGTTTGGTTAAATGCAGATAGTAAACTAAAATATCCAAAATATTTTATTAGTTCCTCTAAAACTAGAAATGTAACGTTAGATGGTGAAGCTTTTTTTGAAGTTAAGTCTAACAAAAAGAAACCATTTTTGGTACATGCCAATGAAATTAAAGTAGAAGTGCTTGGAACAAAATTTAATATTTCTTCCTATAAAAACGATGATATTATAAATACCACATTGGTTGAGGGTTCTGTAAATGTTAAAGATATAAATAATAACGATTCAATATTATTAAAACCAAGTTTCCAGGCTTCTTTTCAAAAAAAATCGACAGCTTTTACTTCTAAAAAAGTAAACACTTTAGATTATACTTCGTGGATTAATAAAAAGATAATTTTTAATAATGTTTCTTTTGAAAAATTAGTTTTTAAGATAGAAAGAACTTACGATGTAGAAATTGTAAATAACCATAAAAAGCTAAAGAAAGTTCGCTTTACAGGAGAATTTGATGTAGAAAATATAGAAACTATTTTTAAAGCTTTGTCTGTAAGCTATAATTTTAAATACACCATAAATAAAAATAAAATAACTATAAATTAAAAAATATGAAAAAAAAAGAGGAAATGCGGCAACATTTCCTCAAGAATTAAGGCCATCAAACTAAATCAATTTAATTACCAAAACATTTCAAAATTATGAAAAAAAATCCGCTCTTTTGTTTTTTAAAAAAGAAAACAAATAGTTTCACTAAAAGCAATTTAAAAATGAAAATTTCTTTACTATTCATTTTATTTTCAATTGTACAAATCTTTTCAAATGAAGGGTATTCTCAAAAAAAAATAACGTTTCATCTACAAAATGTTACCATTAAGCAAGCTTTAAATGAAATTAAAAATCAAACAGATTATAAATTTTTATACAGAGAAAGTAATGTTAATTTAAACAAAAAAATATCTTTAGAAGTAGTTAATGAACCAACTAAAGTAGTTTTAAATAAATTGTTTAAAAACACAGAGATAGTTTATGAAATTGTTGAAAAACAAATTGTTTTAAAGAAAAAAACATACTCTTTAGATACAAAAAATAGTAATCAGTCTAAGATTATAAAAGGAGTAGTTTCAGATAATACTGGTGTGCCCCTTCCTGGAGTGAGTATCCAAGTAAAAGGTACTACTAAAGGTACAGTAACTGATTTTAATGGAGAATATAGCATTTCTGTAGATAATGAAAATGCCATTTTAGTTTTTAGCTACTTAGGTTTTAAAAACAAAGAACTCGAAATTAAAAATAAAACTCAATTTAATGTAACTTTAGAAGAAGATTCAGAAAGTTTAGATGAAGTTGTAATTGTTAGTGCACTTGGTTTTGAGGTAAAAACAGATAAATTAGGTAGTGCTGTATCTAGCGTTAAATCTGAAGCCTTAACTAGATCTGGAGAAACTAATTTAGCTAACAGTATGCAAGGCAAAATGGCAGGTGTAAATATCACTAGAAGTACTGGTGACCCTGGTGCAGGTTCTAATATTAGAATTAGAGGGGCAAATACAATTACAGGAAGCACTCAACCTCTTATTATTGTAGATGGTATTCCTATTAGTAATAGCAATAATTCTGGAGGAGGAAGTTCTAATACAGGTAATGGTACATCACAACAATCTCGTTTAAACGATATCAATCCTAACGATATTGAAACTTTACAAGTATTAAAAGGTGCTTCTGCTGCCGCTTTATGGGGGTCTAGAGCATCTAATGGGGTGGTAATTATTACAACTAAATCAGGTAAAAAAGGGTTTAAAATATCTTTTAAAAATACTGTTGCTATTGATGAAGTAAGTCAAACACAAAAATTACAATCTAACTATGGGCAAGGACAAGCAGGCAGATATAGATCTGGTACAGAATTACAATCGTGGGGAGACGAAATAGCCGCAAGAGCAGGAGGTATGGACAATTTTATTACAACGGGTGGTTATTTTATTGGTGATCAAACAGGTAAAACATATTATCCTGTAGCAAATGGTACAGCTTCAAATCCGCATGGTGGTAAAAACTCTAAAGAAACCTTTGTAGATAGTAATTTTAATAAAGTTTTTGGTACGGGTGTTTTATTAGAACAATCTTTAAGCATTAGCGGAGGAGATGATAAAAGCACTATCTTTTTTAGTTTAGGAAATACGGATCATAAAGGGGTTATTAGAAATAACGACTATAAAAGACATACCATTAACATTAGTAGTAATAGAAAATTTAATGATTTTATTCATTTAAAACTTAAAGGAAAGTATGCAAGAGTTAGTGCTAACAGAATACAACAAAATTCTAACACAGCAGGTTTATTACTAGGACTATACAGAACACCAGCAGACTTTGATATTTCAGACTATACAGGAACTTACATAGATGCTAACGGTGCAGAAACCATTGGAAGGCATCGTTCATATAGAAATGCTATAGGGCAAAGCAACAGACCTAGATATAATAACCCATTATGGACAACCAATAAACAACAAGCACCAAATATAGTAAACAGACATATTTATTCTGCCGATTTAGATTTGTTTCCAACAGAAGGTTTAAATATAAAACTTAGAGGAGGTATAGATACTTATAACGATAATAGAAGTTATTTATATCCTATTGGTTCTTCGAGAACTACTACTCCTCCAGTTTCTAGGTTAAATGGTAGTTTGGTTATTGATGATATTTCTGAAACAGAATTAAACTTTGATGCTATTGTAAAATACGATAATAAATTGTCAGAAAAAATTACCTCTACCTTTATTTTAGGGTGGAACGTAAATGATAGAAAATTTTCTAGAAATACAGTTTACGGAGATGGATTTATAGCAAATCAAGATCTTTTCAATTTAGTAAATGCTACAACAACAGGTTCAGAAAACTTTAAAAGACACATAAAGTCTTACAGAACATATTCGACAGCAAACTTTGGCTTGTTTGATCAATTATATGTAGATTTATCTGGCACTGTAGAATTAGCATCAACTATAGATGATGCATTCTTCTACCCCTCTGCTAGTGCTGCGTGGCAGATATCTAATGCAGATTTTTATCCTGAAGATAGTTTTATGAATTTTGCAAAAGTAAGATTAAGCTGGGGTAAAGTAGGTATTCAACCAAGAGCTTATGAAACTAGAACTTATTTTGAAGGAGATTTTGGATACAGCTCAGGTACTGCTGGATCAATAAACTCTATTGAAGAAGGAGGAGGTTTTAGATTAGATAATCAAGCAGGAGACCCTAACTTAAAACCAGAAATAAAAACAGAAATTGAAGGAGGACTAGAAATGCGTTTCTTTAATAGTTCTCTATCAACTAGCTTTACATATTATAGTAATGAGGTAAAAGATATTTTATTAGAACTTCAAAATATTCCTAGTCTTGGATTTGATGAACGTTATACTAATGGAGCAACAATGACCAATCGTGGTTTTGAATTTGAGTTTAACGCTAAATTATTAAGAAATAATGAAAACTGGAGTTTTTCTCCTTACGGAAACTTTGCAACTAATAAAAATAAAGTAACAAATTTAGCGGGAGGTGGTATTCAGTTTTTAACAGGTTTTGGTATTGGAGATTCTGTTGCTTCTGAAGGATATCAAATGG
Coding sequences:
- a CDS encoding RNA polymerase sigma factor, which translates into the protein MSVEKELSKYLKEGDLNAYNTLFKTHYNKLYGYAFKLCNNSYQAKDIVQETFIKLWLNKEKIKTELSISNYLLKICHNEFLIHLRSKKKKRLF
- a CDS encoding sigma-70 family RNA polymerase sigma factor, whose translation is MFNSFKIQKKEEAFLEQIKIETAFEIFTFDEEELSKEEEVKKMVNKLSTKCKEAFVLSKYENMKYKAIALKMGISVKTVENHISKAYAELRKNLHYLKLFFF
- a CDS encoding DUF937 domain-containing protein, with the translated sequence MAGILDLLNSDLGKQIVSGVAGSTGNDSNKTNSVLTMALPVLMKAMERNASTPQGAEGLMGALSNKHDGSILDNLGSLFRGGVDETVKQDGAGILGHVLGSKQQGVEKVISQKSGLDAGSVANILKVAAPILMGILGKQKREQNVKDTSDLGSLLGGMLGGNETKNEQSFLEKILDADGDGSVIDDVAGMVLGGSNKKGGLGGLLGGLFGK
- the bshA gene encoding N-acetyl-alpha-D-glucosaminyl L-malate synthase BshA is translated as MKIGIVCYPTFGGSGVVATELGMALANKGHEVHFITYNQPVRLDFLSHKLHFHQVLIEEYPLFEYQPYELALSSKMVEVVRKYNLEVLHVHYAIPHAYAAFMAKQMLKEKGLDIRVVTTLHGTDITLVGSHPTYKTAVEFSINNSDVVTAVSNNLKETTNKLFNITKNIEVVYNFIDTEKYDNAHKEECKRIALAKPNERILTHISNFRPVKRVEDVVKIFSEVRKEIPSKLLMIGEGPEKIKAKKLARELKIADDVFFLGNSTEVDKILCYTDIFLLPSQTESFGLAALEAMAASTAVISTNTGGLPEVNIHGKTGYLSNLGDVKDMAKNAILILKDDAVLERFKQKAKNHTKQFSLENILPVYEEIYKSCFKSKVSS
- a CDS encoding FecR family protein, producing the protein MKSIINKYLQNKATSLEKKKLQDWVLESYENKKIFKENITLYLLENTNNFKKINSDKAFKEFLEQINKTSPKKKKFVKLSEFYKYAAIIVVCASIFYFTNTLFNNQNIEKPTTKKISQSEKKAKEIVLTLEDGSQKLLQQEQEQISYFNRKPKEEVLVYNEIKVPKGQVFKLILSDSTVVWLNADSKLKYPKYFISSSKTRNVTLDGEAFFEVKSNKKKPFLVHANEIKVEVLGTKFNISSYKNDDIINTTLVEGSVNVKDINNNDSILLKPSFQASFQKKSTAFTSKKVNTLDYTSWINKKIIFNNVSFEKLVFKIERTYDVEIVNNHKKLKKVRFTGEFDVENIETIFKALSVSYNFKYTINKNKITIN
- a CDS encoding transketolase produces the protein MSTTQQLQDFTQQVRRDILRMVHKVNSGHPGGSLGCAEFFTCLYQEVMEYSTDFTMDGKNEDLFFLSNGHISPVYYSVLARSGFFPVEELATFRLLDSRLQGHPTTHEELPGVRIASGSLGQGMSVALGAAEAKKLNKDDKLIYSLHGDGELQEGQNWEAIMYASAKKVDNLIATIDLNGKQIDGATDDVLPMGSIKAKFEAFGWDVLEVEKGNDIEAILAGLAEAKALTGKGKPICILLHTEMGNGVDFMMHTHAWHGKAPNDEQLESALAQNPVTLGDY
- a CDS encoding SusC/RagA family TonB-linked outer membrane protein, translated to MKISLLFILFSIVQIFSNEGYSQKKITFHLQNVTIKQALNEIKNQTDYKFLYRESNVNLNKKISLEVVNEPTKVVLNKLFKNTEIVYEIVEKQIVLKKKTYSLDTKNSNQSKIIKGVVSDNTGVPLPGVSIQVKGTTKGTVTDFNGEYSISVDNENAILVFSYLGFKNKELEIKNKTQFNVTLEEDSESLDEVVIVSALGFEVKTDKLGSAVSSVKSEALTRSGETNLANSMQGKMAGVNITRSTGDPGAGSNIRIRGANTITGSTQPLIIVDGIPISNSNNSGGGSSNTGNGTSQQSRLNDINPNDIETLQVLKGASAAALWGSRASNGVVIITTKSGKKGFKISFKNTVAIDEVSQTQKLQSNYGQGQAGRYRSGTELQSWGDEIAARAGGMDNFITTGGYFIGDQTGKTYYPVANGTASNPHGGKNSKETFVDSNFNKVFGTGVLLEQSLSISGGDDKSTIFFSLGNTDHKGVIRNNDYKRHTINISSNRKFNDFIHLKLKGKYARVSANRIQQNSNTAGLLLGLYRTPADFDISDYTGTYIDANGAETIGRHRSYRNAIGQSNRPRYNNPLWTTNKQQAPNIVNRHIYSADLDLFPTEGLNIKLRGGIDTYNDNRSYLYPIGSSRTTTPPVSRLNGSLVIDDISETELNFDAIVKYDNKLSEKITSTFILGWNVNDRKFSRNTVYGDGFIANQDLFNLVNATTTGSENFKRHIKSYRTYSTANFGLFDQLYVDLSGTVELASTIDDAFFYPSASAAWQISNADFYPEDSFMNFAKVRLSWGKVGIQPRAYETRTYFEGDFGYSSGTAGSINSIEEGGGFRLDNQAGDPNLKPEIKTEIEGGLEMRFFNSSLSTSFTYYSNEVKDILLELQNIPSLGFDERYTNGATMTNRGFEFEFNAKLLRNNENWSFSPYGNFATNKNKVTNLAGGGIQFLTGFGIGDSVASEGYQMGAIFGGKLPRNADGSIVLDANGFPLGTPEYDIIGDPNPDWTGALGFNVAYKNVSLNVLVEHSQGGDFYDITRQINSRYGLSEETGNKVTIPTGGVVDIKGNFYAAGDVVRGNLYDFGAGPVLLEEQWYDGPGANSRGFSELWLQDATWTRLREVALTYNFGKTVLEKLNLSSASIGITGRNLILWTDVIGNDPDKNFAGVGNSRGLDYYTNPTTKSYLFNLNLTF